A genome region from Setaria italica strain Yugu1 chromosome III, Setaria_italica_v2.0, whole genome shotgun sequence includes the following:
- the LOC101760120 gene encoding GATA transcription factor 15, producing MLQELALCACGRFYAGGCGGRCAGAAAASSAFSMLFPVAVEQCYYSKEDDRSPYVGGGAVDCTLSLGTPSTRRAEAGGRARAAGGGGGGAAPSCKESADRGSPPARRCANCDTTSTPLWRNGPRGPKSLCNACGIRYKKEERRAAAAVAPAPAPQDGSYACGGYARQPPPPQWGCYGPVAAAKSASFGMYGGGDVVDAAADGPCLSWMLNVMPSSPAFAVRERPTLFQYY from the exons ATGCTGCAGGAGTTGGCGCTGTGCGCGTGCGGGCGGTTCTACGCCGGGggctgcggcggccggtgcgcgggcgccgccgcggcgtcgtcggccTTCTCGATGCTGTTCCCCGTGGCGGTGGAACAGTGCTACTACAGCAAGGAGGATGACAGGTCGCCGTacgtcggcggcggggcggtggaCTGCACGCTGTCGCTCGGCACGCCGTCCACGCGCCGggccgaggcgggcgggcgcgcgcgcgcagcaggcggcggcggcggcggggcggcgccgtcTTGCAAGGAGTCCGCCGACCGCGGGTCGCCGCCGGCCCGGCGGTGCGCCAACTGCGACACCACGTCGACGCCGCTCTGGCGGAACGGCCCGCGGGGACCCAAG TCGCTGTGCAACGCCTGCGGGATCCGGTACAAGAAGGAAGagcggcgcgccgcggcggccgtagcgccagcgccggcgccacAGGACGGGTCGTACGCGTGCGGCGGCTACGCGAGgcagccgcccccgccgcagTGGGGATGCTACGGCCCGGTCGCCGCGGCGAAGTCGGCGTCCTTCGGGatgtacggcggcggcgacgtcgtcgacgcggcggccgacggGCCCTGCCTGTCGTGGATGCTCAACGTGATGCCGTCCTCGCCGGCGTTCGCCGTCCGGGAGAGGCCCACCCTGTTCCAGTACTACTAG
- the LOC101761194 gene encoding sugar transporter ERD6-like 4, whose product MASNRAGGGGGGYESGSDHDGALQKPLLPNSGSWYRMGMGSRQSSLNAGTSSMAVLRESHVSALLCTLIVALGPIQFGFTGGYSSPTQDGIIRDLNLSISEFSVFGSLSNVGAMVGAIASGQMAEYVGRKGSLMIAAIPNIIGWLAISFAKDSSFLYMGRLLEGFGVGIISYVVPVYIAEISPQNMRGALGSVNQLSVTLGIMFAYLLGMFVPWRLLAVIGTLPCIVLIPGLFFIPESPRWLAKMNMMDDCETSLQVLRGFDADITAEVNDIKRAVTSANKRTTIRFQELNQKKFRTPLILGIGLLVLQQLSGVNGILFYASSIFKAAGLKNSDLDTFALGAIQVLATGVTTTFLDRAGRRILLIISAAGMTLSLLAVAVVFFIKDNIPHDSDLYNILSMVSLVGLVAYIVAFSFGMGAIPWIIMSEILPVSIKSLAGSFATLANWLTSFGITMTANLLLSWSAGGTFSAYLIVSAFTLVFVILWVPETKGRTLEEIQWSFR is encoded by the exons ATGGCGAGCAAcagggccggcggtggcggcggcggctacgagAGCGGCAGCGACCACGACGGCGCGCTGCAGAAGCCGCTGCTGCCCAACAGCGGGAGCTGGTACCGGATGGGGATGGGGTCGCGCCAGTCCAGCCTCAACGCCGGCACCTCCTCCATGGCCGTCCTGCGCGAGTCCCACGTCTCCGCCTTGCTCTGCACGCTCATCGTCGCGCTCGGCCCCATTCAGTTCGGCTTCACCGGCGGCTACTCGTCCCCGACGCAGGACGGCATCATCCGGGACCTCAACCTCTCCATCTCCGAG TTCTCGGTGTTCGGCTCGCTGTCCAATGTGGGCGCCATGGTCGGAGCCATCGCCAGCGGGCAGATGGCTGAGTACGTTGGCCGTAAAGGG TCATTGATGATTGCAGCGATTCCAAACATCATTGGTTGGCTTGCAATCTCCTTTGCAAAA GACTCTTCATTTCTGTATATGGGACGATTGCTTGAAGGATTTGGTGTCGGTATCATTTCCTATGTG GTACCAGTATACATTGCAGAAATATCTCCTCAGAACATGAGAGGAGCTCTTGGCTCCGTGAACCAG TTGTCTGTAACCCTTGGTATCATGTTTGCCTATTTGCTCGGCATGTTTGTTCCTTGGAGGCTTCTTGCAGTAATAG GAACCTTGCCCTGCATAGTGTTGATACCTGGCCTATTCTTCATTCCAGAATCTCCAAGATGGCTG GCAAAGATGAATATGATGGACGATTGCGAAACTTCTCTACAAGTTCTGAGGGGATTTGATGCTGATATCACTGCAGAAGTTAATGATATAAAG AGAGCGGTAACATCAGCAAACAAAAGGACTACAATCCGTTTTCAAGAGTTGAACCAAAAGAAATTCCGCACACCCCTAATT CTAGGAATTGGCCTACTTGTGCTGCAACAACTAAGTGGAGTAAACGGCATACTTTTTTATGCAAGTAGCATCTTCAAAGCTGCAG GGCTCAAGAACAGTGATCTGGACACATTTGCACTTGGAGCTATCCAG GTTCTTGCCACTGGTGTTACAACCACGTTCTTGGACAGAGCTGGCCGACGAATCCTCCTTATT ATTTCTGCTGCTGGGATGACTCTAAGCCTTCTTGCAGTTGCTGTTGTATTTTTCATCAAG GATAATATTCCACATGACTCTGACTTGTATAACATCTTAAGTATGGTGTCCTTGGTTGGTCTCGTG GCTTATATTGTCGCCTTCTCCTTTGGTATGGGTGCGATTCCATGGATCATAATGTCTGAG ATCCTCCCAGTTAGCATCAAGAGTCTCGCAGGAAGCTTTGCGACACTGGCCAACTGGTTGACATCCTTTGGAATAACAATGACAGCGAATTTGCTGCTCAGCTGGAGTGCTGGAG GTACGTTTTCCGCCTACTTGATTGTGAGTGCTTTCACTCTTGTGTTCGTCATCCTTTGGGTGCCAGAGACAAAGGGAAGAACCCTCGAGGAGATACAATGGTCGTTCCGCTGA
- the LOC101760505 gene encoding sugar transporter ERD6-like 4: protein MGSTSNRGGGAAGEESGSDHDGGLRKPLLAVHTGSWYRMGSRQSSVAPGASSMAVLRESHVSAFLCTLIVALGPIQFGFTSGFSSPTQDAMVRDLKLSIPEFSAFGSLSNVGAMVGAIASGQMAEHIGRKGSLMIAAIPNIIGWLAISFAKDSSFLYMGRLLEGFGVGIISYTVPVYIAEISPQNMRGALGSVNQLSVTLGILLAYLLGMFVPWRLLAVMGALPCTVLIPGLFFIPESPRWLAKMNLMEDCETSLQVLRGFETDITTEVNDIKRAVTSARKRTTISFQELNQKKYRTPLILGIGLLVLQNLSGINGILFYASNIFKAAGVTNSDLATCSLGAIQVLATGVTTWLLDRAGRRILLIISTSGMTLCLLAVSIVFFLKDNVSHDSDTYYLLSMISLVALVAFVIAFSFGMGAIPWLMMSEILPVSIKSLGGSIATLAAWLTSFAITMTANLMLTWSVGGTFLSYMIVSAFTLVFVVLWVPETKGRTLEEIQWSFR from the exons ATGGGTAGCACCAGCAACAGGGGtggaggcgccgccggcgaggagagCGGCAGCGACCACGACGGCGGGCTGCGGAAGCCGCTGCTGGCCGTCCACACGGGCAGCTGGTACCGGATGGGCTCGCGGCAGTCCAGCGTCGCCCCCGGGGCCTCCTCCATGGCCGTCCTGCGCGAGTCCCACGTCTCCGCCTTCCTCTGCACGCTCATCGTCGCGCTCGGGCCCATCCAGTTCGGCTTCACCAGCGGCTTCTCCTCCCCGACCCAGGACGCCATGGTTCGGGACCTCAAGCTCTCCATCCCCGAG TTCTCGGCGTTCGGCTCGCTGTCCAACGTCGGCGCCATGGTCGGGGCGATCGCCAGCGGGCAGATGGCCGAGCACATTGGCCGCAAAGGG TCGTTGATGATTGCTGCAATCCCAAATATCATCGGTTGGCTTGCGATATCCTTTGCGAAA GACTCCTCATTTCTGTATATGGGACGATTGCTTGAAGGATTTGGTGTTGGCATCATATCATATACG GTACCAGTATACATAGCAGAGATATCTCCTCAGAACATGAGAGGAGCTCTTGGTTCCGTGAACCAG TTGTCTGTAACCCTTGGTATATTGTTGGCCTATTTGCTTGGTATGTTTGTTCCATGGAGGCTTCTTGCAGTGATGG GAGCCTTGCCCTGCACAGTGTTGATTCCTGGCCTATTCTTCATTCCAGAATCTCCAAGATGGCTG GCAAAGATGAATTTGATGGAAGACTGTGAGACTTCGCTACAAGTGCTGAGGGGGTTTGAAACTGACATCACCACAGAAGTGAATGATATAAAG AGGGCAGTGACATCAGCAAGGAAAAGGACTACAATCAGTTTTCAGGAGTTAAACCAAAAGAAATACCGCACGCCCCTAATT CTAGGAATTGGCCTACTTGTACTGCAAAATTTAAGTGGAATCAACGGTATACTGTTTTATGCAAGTAACATCTTCAAAGCTGCAG GGGTTACAAACAGCGACTTGGCCACCTGTTCACTTGGAGCTATCCAG GTTCTTGCCACTGGAGTTACAACATGGTTATTAGACAGAGCTGGACGACGCATCCTTCTTATT ATTTCTACTTCTGGCATGACTCTATGCCTGCTTGCTGTTTCTATTGTATTTTTTCTCAAG GATAATGTTTCGCATGATTCAGACACATACTACTTGTTAAGTATGATCTCCTTGGTCGCTCTTGTG GCTTTCGTCATTGCCTTCTCCTTCGGTATGGGTGCCATTCCATGGCTCATGATGTCTGAG ATCCTCCCGGTTAGCATCAAGAGTCTGGGAGGAAGCATTGCGACACTGGCAGCCTGGCTGACATCCTTTGCTATAACAATGACAGCAAACTTGATGCTCACCTGGAGTGTTGGAG GCACTTTCCTCTCCTATATGATTGTGAGCGCCTTCACTCTCGTGTTCGTCGTCCTTTGGGTGCCAGAGACAAAGGGTAGAACTCTAGAGGAGATCCAATGGTCGTTTCGCTGA
- the LOC101761582 gene encoding probable DNA-3-methyladenine glycosylase 2 has protein sequence MGRPARSRSPATGTPTAATELRSAKISFRSRKIVKTPPGKPLATTAVPPPVPAPLPPVLPALSSPGEIAAALRHLQAADPLLAAVIASTEALTFAASPSLPAFHALARSILYQQLATSAADAIYARFLALLPSASAAASDAVTPAAVLALAAADLRTIGVSGRKASYLHDLAIRFAAGELSDSAVAAMDESALLAELTKVKGVGEWTVHMFMIFSLHRPDVLPCGDLGVRKGVQELYKLKALPKPEEMAALCERWRPYRSVGAWYMWRLMESKGAAAKKKGKASS, from the coding sequence AtggggcggccggcgcgctCCCGATCTCCGGCCACCGGCACGCCTACGGCGGCCACCGAACTTCGCTCCGCCAAGATCTCCTTCCGCTCCCGTAAAATCGTCAAGACACCGCCAGGAAAACCCCTCGCCACGACCGCCGTGCCACCACCGGTGCCGGCGCCTCTACCTCCAGTGCTGCCAGCGCTATCCTCCCCGGGCGAGATTGCGGCCGCGCTACGCCACCTCCAAGCAGCGGaccccctcctcgccgcggtCATCGCCTCCACTGAGGCCCTCACATTCGcagcctccccctccctccccgcatTCCACGCCCTCGCGCGCTCCATCCTCTACCAGCAGCTCGcgacctccgccgccgacgccatcTACGCTCGCTTCCTCGCACTCCTCCCTTCTGCGTCCGCCGCAGCCTCCGACGCGGTAACCCCGGCCGCCGTCcttgccctcgccgccgccgacctacGCACCATCGGCGTCTCCGGCCGCAAGGCCTCTTACCTCCACGACCTCGCGATCAGATTCGCAGCCGGGGAGCTCTCCGACTCCGCCGTGGCCGCGATGGACGAGTCTGCGCTCCTCGCCGAGCTCACCAAGGTGAAAGGCGTCGGCGAGTGGACCGTCCACATGTTCATGATCTTCTCGCTGCACCGCCCCGACGTGCTCCCGTGCGGCGACCTTGGCGTGCGTAAGGGCGTTCAGGAGCTGTACAAGCTGAAGGCGCTGCCCAAGCCAGAGGAGATGGCGGCATTATGCGAGCGGTGGAGGCCGTACCGGTCGGTAGGCGCGTGGTACATGTGGCGCCTCATGGAGAGCAAGGGCGCTGCggccaagaagaagggcaaggcgaGCTCTTAG
- the LOC101761991 gene encoding protein RADIALIS-like 3, with product MSGSRSSSPNSNSEWSRKENKMFEEALAYYGEGTPNLWDKVSSAMGGIKSAEEVRLHYEDLVDDVKMIESGRVPYPKYKTQGFWTRG from the exons ATGTCTGGATCACGGAGCTCCTCTCCCAATTCCAACTCAGAGTGGAGCCGGAAGGAAAACAAGATGTTTGAAGAGGCGCTCGCCTACTATGGTGAGGGCACACCCAACCTGTGGGACAAGGTGTCCAGCGCCATGGGAGGCATCAAGTCTGCTGAGGAGGTGCGCTTACACTATGAAGATCTTGTCGACGACGTCAAGATGATTGAGTCAGGGCGTGTGCCGTACCCCAAGTACAAGACACAGGGATTCTGGACCCGAG GTTGA
- the LOC101762409 gene encoding putative rRNA methyltransferase yields the protein MGKAKGKSRQDKFYHLAKEQGYRSRAAFKLLQLDARFRFLPTARSVLDLCAAPGGWVQVAVNHAPVGAFVVGVDLVPIRPIRGAHSLTEDITTTKCRAAVRRLMDANGVSAFDVVLHDGSPNVGGAWAQEATSQSALVIDALRLATMFLAPKGAFITKVFRSQDYNAIMYCLKQFFEKVEATKPTASRSTSAEIYIICLKYKAPAKIQPELLDIKHLFSVVPDTNKSRDVMDGRHKRHRDGYEEGNTTLRKVGLASDFIWSDAQTPLEFLGSYNAISFDNPESLPIKNHELTNDDIKNFCEDLLLLDKNSFKHILKWRIRLRKALASSSQITPKVDDDAETTKVKDDDQLLQEMEELTSVIDRNKRREKKRLSKRRAKDKARKATGMQIDATGDDYGDPDLFSISVIKGGKELQAVESAELDVEDDIEDSENEETQAREVSDEDMDSDEEQQRYDAQLEEMLDEAYERFVTKKGGEVKQERKRAKRINPDADADLLEGSEDDGDDVEMDQGFDDDQDPETNPLLLSLDEHKPTKEQIVQQWYSQDVFAEAGTDAAEQSDSEDERENLQRNMEKKMDTGKKEKMAKAQRLQQDDFDIVPAEPVRNEEDSSSSSDESDESEEDLNDYRKAEVLAYAKKMLRKKQREQILDDAYNKYMFDDEGLPNWFVEDEKRHSQPMKPVTREEVAAMRAQFKEIDARPSKKVAEAKARKKRVAMKKLDSARQKADAVADQNDINERSKRKMIDQIYRKAMPKKPQKEYVVAKKGVQVRTGKGKVLVDPRMKKDKRASGTGKKGKKGGKGAKGGKGAKGKGGQRGKKAGKAPR from the exons ATGGGTAAGGCGAAGGGGAAGAGCCGGCAGGACAAGTTCTACCACCTCGCCAAGGAGCAAGGGTACCGGAGTCGCGCGGCCTTCAAGCTGCTCCAGCTCGACGCGCGGTTCCGCTTCCTCCCGACGGCGCGCTCGGTGCTCGACCTCTGCGCCGCGCCGGGAGGGTGGGTCCAGGTGGCCGTCAACCATGCCCCCGTGGGAGCCTTCGTCGTGGGCGTCGACCTCGTGCCCATCCGCCCCATCCGCGGCGCCCACTCGCTCACCGAGGACATCACCACCACCAAGTGCCGCGCCGCGGTGCGGAGGCTGATGGACGCTAACGGCGTCTCCGCGTTCGACGTCGTGCTCCACGACGGGTCACCCAACGTCGGTGGTGCCTGGGCGCAGGAAGCCACATCGCAGTCGGCGCTGGTCATCGACGCCCTGCGCCTCGCTACAATGTTCCTCGCCCCCAAGGGTGCCTTTATCACCAAG GTTTTTAGGTCTCAAGATTACAACGCTATTATGTACTGTCTTAAACAG TTCTTTGAGAAGGTTGAGGCAACTAAACCTACAGCAAGTCGGTCTACATCTGCTGAAATTTATATCATCTGCCTGAAATATAAGGCTCCCGCAAAGATTCAACCAGAACTCCTTGATATAAAGCACTTGTTCAGTGTGGTTCCGGATACGAATAAA TCTAGGGATGTTATGGATGGTAGGCACAAGAGACATCGTGATGG GTATGAAGAAGGGAATACAACATTGCGGAAAGTCGGTTTGGCATCAGACTTTATATGGTCTGATGCCCAGACACCACTGGAGTTTTTGGGCTCTTACAATGCGATTTCATTTGATAATCCAGAATCTCTGCCCATAAAGAATCATGAGCTTACTAATGATGAT ATAAAAAATTTCTGTGAGGATTTACTTCTGTTGGATAAAAATAGTTTCAAGCATATCTTGAA ATGGCGGATCCGCTTACGCAAAGCACTGGCTTCGTCATCACAAATCACCCCAAAGGTTGATGATGATGCAGAGACCACaaaggtcaaggatgatgatcAACTTCTCCAAGAGATGGAAGAATTGACAAGTGTTATTGATAGGAataaaaggagagagaaaaagcgCCTGTCAAAGCGTCGAGCAAAG GATAAAGCACGCAAGGCTACAGGAATGCAGATTGACGCTACAGGAGATGATTACGGtgatcctgacttgttttctatCAGTGTTATCAAG GGTGGAAAAGAACTTCAAGCTGTTGAATCAGCAGAGCTTGATGTGGAAGATGACATTGAAGACAGTGAGAATGAGGAAACTCAAGCTCGTGAAGTCTCTGATGAGGACATGGATTCTGATGAAGAACAACAGAG GTACGATGCACAGCTTGAGGAGATGCTTGATGAAGCTTATGAGCGCTTTGTAACGAAAAAGGGTGGTGAAGTAAAACAAGAACGTAAGCGTGCAAAGCGAATCAATCCTGATGCTGATGCTGACTTGTTAGAG GGTagtgaagatgatggtgatgacGTTGAAATGGATCAAGGTTTTGACGACGATCAAGATCCGGAGACCAATCCCCTTCTATTATCGCTAGATGAACACAAACCAACTAAAGAGCAGATTGTACAACAGTGGTACAGTCAGGATGTGTTCGCAGAAGCAGGAACAGACGCCGCTGAGCAGAGTGACAGTGAAGATGAAAGGGAGAATTTGCAGAGGAATATGGAAAAGAAGATGGACACTggcaaaaaggaaaagatgGCTAAGGCACAGCGTTTGCAACAAGATGATTTTGATATCGTACCTGCAGAACCAGTCCGAAATGAAGAGgattcatcttcatcttctgatgAATCAGATGAATCGGAGGAGGATCTCAATGATTACAGAAAGGCTGAAGTACTAGCCTATGCAAAGAAGATGTTGAGGAAGAAGCAGAGGGAGCAGATACTTGATGATGCTTACAACAAGTACatgtttgatgatgaagggtTACCCAATTGGTTTGTTGAGGATGAGAAGAGGCATAGCCAGCCCATGAAGCCTGTTACACGTGAAGAAGTAGCTGCCATGAGGGCGCAGTTTAAGGAGATTGATGCCCGTCCATCCAAGAAGGTTGCAGAGGCCAAGGCGCGGAAGAAGCGTGTTGCCATGAAGAAACTGGACAGTGCACGCCAAAAGGCAGATGCCGTCGCAGACCAGAATGACATAAACGAGCGGTCGAAGAGGAAGATGATTGACCAGATTTACAGGAAGGCAATGCCCAAGAAGCCTCAGAAGGAGTACGTGGTTGCAAAGAAGGGGGTTCAGGTTAGGACCGGCAAAGGGAAGGTATTGGTGGATCCACGGATGAAGAAGGACAAGAGGGCCAGTGGGACTGGGAAGAAAGGGAAGAAGGGCGGCAAAGGTGCTAAAGGCGGCAAAGGTGCTAAAGGGAAGGGTGGCCAGAGAGGGAAGAAGGCTGGGAAAGCTCCGAGGTAA
- the LOC101762808 gene encoding GTPase ERA1, chloroplastic, which yields MELGLALRFVAPPPPCLSRRCLALPPDLLSPCVLRGRSVRASRLEHGVGVVSNASMTYSGVEEEEMLEEEEEEEAEPAVNARPRLELIEKPDWSLALLDEYESEELSTSHCDNHRSGYVAVLGKPNVGKSTLINQVVGQKLSIVTDKPQTTRHRILGICSEPEYQIILYDTPGVIKKEMHKLDSMMMKNVRSAIGSADCVLVVVDACKAPEKIDEMLEEGVGNKGIGVPVLLVLNKKDLIKPGEIAKKLEWYQKFTNVDDAIPISAKFGHGVDDIKEWILSKLPLGPAYYPKDIASEHPERFFVGEIVREKIFVQYRQEIPYSCQVNVVSYKSRPTAKDFIQVEILVEKESQRSIILGKDGKAIKMLATASRLDIEDFLQKKVYLELEVKVKENWRQDERLLKRYGYGGEIQAL from the exons ATGGAGCTTGGCCTCGCGCTCCGGTTcgtcgcgcctcctcctccctgtctCTCCCGTCGATGTCTTGCTCTTCCGCCGGATTTGCTTTCCCCGTGTGTGCTACGAGGAAGAAGCGTCCGCGCCTCGAGACTAGAGCATGGAGTTGGGGTTGTGTCCAATGCGAGTATGACCTATTCAGGAGTAGAAGAGGAGGAGATgttggaagaggaggaggaggaggaggctgaaCCTGCGGTGAACGCGAGGCCGCGCTTGGAGCTTATCGAGAAGCCAGACTGGAGCCTGGCGCTGCTGGATGAGTACgagtcggaggagttgagcaccTCTCATTGCGACAATCACCGCAGTG GCTATGTTGCTGTATTGGGGAAGCCAAATGTTGGCAAGAGCACCCTTATTAACCAAGTGGTTGGTCAGAAACTTTCAATTGTAACAGATAAACCACAGACAACACGGCATCGCATTCTTGGTATATGTTCTGAACCAGAATACCAG ATTATACTTTATGATACTCCTGGTGTCATTAAAAAGGAGATGCACAAGCTGGACAGTATGATGATGAAGAATGTTAGGAGTGCTATTGGCAGTGCAGACTGTGTGCttgttgttgttgatgcttGCAAAGCGCCTGAAAAA ATTGATGAGATGCTGGAAGAAGGTGTGGGAAATAAAGGAATTGGAGTACCTGTTCTGCTAGTATTGAACAAGAAAGATCTGATAAAACCAGGAGAAATCGCAAAGAAACTTGAG TGGTATCAAAAATTCACTAATGTTGATGATGCTATACCAATTAGTGCTAAATTTGGTCATGGGGTGGATGATATCAAGGAGTGGATATTGTCAAAGCTCCCTCTGGGTCCTGCTTACTACCCCAAG GACATAGCTAGTGAACACCCTGAGAGATTTTTTGTTGGTGAAATAGTGAGGGAAAAGATTTTTGTTCAATATAGGCAGGAGATTCCTTATTCATGCCAG GTTAATGTTGTCAGTTACAAAAGCAGGCCTACTGCCAAGGATTTCATTCAAGTTGAGATCCTTGTTGAGAAAGAATCACAAAGAAGCATTATACTTGGGAAG GATGGCAAAGCCATAAAGATGTTGGCAACCGCATCACGGCTTGACATCGAGGATTTCCTACAAAAGAAAGTTTACCTTGAG CTAGAGGTCAAGGTGAAGGAAAACTGGCGGCAAGATGAACGTCTTCTGAAGCGTTATGGCTACGGCGGCGAGATTCAAGCGCTATGA